The Vitis vinifera cultivar Pinot Noir 40024 chromosome 1, ASM3070453v1 DNA segment CTTTCCGTTTCTCTGCTCTTTCATTACTTCTCAAGCCAAAAGTTGGGGCAGTCTTAGTGTTTTTTTGATCCACAACACCAGCTTTGAGCGGCCTGTCCTAAAACAACCAACACAGAATTGAGCTTTCAACACAATCctgaacaaaaatttaaaaggaaCTCTGATTTTCATATCTTCATCATGTGAAAAGCATTCTTCTAGAACATTTTGCTCTTAGAATTCGAATGGAGAAAATACAATTCTGAATGATGCATGCCCATAAAACTAAGGGAAATTATTAAAGATGGCTACAGATTAAGGGATGTTTTACAGAACAGTTTGTTTGGACAATCAAGCAAAAAATGTTCGTAAAATAAGTGATGCcaacaagacaaaaaaagaaatagagttGTAAATGAAAGCATTCCTGGATAATTAGAGGTAGTCATCATCTGAGAACAAGATCAGAGAAGGTTGACAAGTATCTAAGCATTTTATGGTTGgttctaaaataatatttaagcaTTTTACGTTCTAAACAGATAGTACCTCCTGAATAATTTAAGTTGCATATAACAGCATACCGATCaagagaaatttaaaaaatgactgTTTAAGCTGCAAGCAAATTAACGTAAAGTTCACAGTTCAATTTCATCAACCAATTCATAAATAGGACTAATCAAGGTGGCACATGTAGATGACATAATGTCAATATGCAGGCAACAAATGCATAAAACACAACTACAAGTATATAAAAGTGGACACAAAGCAATTCCAAAACAGTACCTTTCCTTATCTCTTTGTGTAGTTATAGAAGTGGAAACCCTTGGTTCTGTGCTCTTTGCAGACACCTGCCAAGATGGTTGAAAACTGAAAATCCAGAAATTGAAGAACCAAAAAATTTGATAGTTTACTCATGAGCACTTGATGAGGAAATGAAAGTAGATAATTAAGTAGTCCAAACATAATGAAAAGATAAACCTGCTTTGGTACAGAAGATCTAACTTCACTAGAAGGTTTCAATTGGTTGAAACTATTCTGAAATGTCTTAAAGGCTCGTCTAACAATGTCCTTATCCCCCATTTTCTCCATAATGAGTGATTTTCTGGTCGTTGTTAAGGATGCTGAATCAGAATGTGGGGGACCCAGACTAAGGGACTTGTGCAGGGAAGTAGGAGCTACTTTCTTCCATTCCCCTGCAGAGGGAATCTTGCTCCTTGGAGATGGTTTCTTGATTTCTCCTGCAGAAGGATTCTTGTTCTTTGGTAAAGATGATCCATTTGCCTTCTTTATTGATGGCTGTGATGAAGATATCATTTTGGAAGTTGGTGTTGGCTTTGAATCTCTAGGTTTGGAAATTTGTGGCGACTTGGCTATAGGCGATACTGCTTTCTTCATTACTGATGCTGTTTTCCTCTCCTTATTTGCCAAAGTAatctaaattaccaaaaattaaaaaataatgagcaCATAAATGATCCAGGCAGCCAAAAGTTTCAAGAGATATGAGATGTGGTCTCTAAGTCCTAGTTTTCCTATAAAACCACTTTATGCAAAAACTTAAAGCACTTCACCTTTTTAGTTTCCTTTGGTGGATCCAATTTTGGTCTTTCCTTCTTAATCCTTGGAGTGTTCCCTGTCCCATTGTCCAAGCTTGGGGGAAGTTCCATTACATTCTGAGACCCCATTGGAGAAGCCTCTTCCTTTATCGAAACAGTTTCTTCCCCATCCTTCAATTTGGGGGTACCTTGTTTGCTATCCAACTCTTCTTCAGCCTCCTCAACTGATGAGCTTTGGCATTCTATGGTGATTGGAGCACCCTCATTTGACTCACTGGGCTCATCCACATGGGTGGTAGTCACCACACTGATCAAGTTGGTGTCTTGGTCAACTCCTTCTGCAGAACTCTGACCATTAGATACATCAAACTCAGTATTATTCCCATCAGTATTTCTGATCTGATCTCCACAATTAGGATCATCTGATCCCAAGGGGTCCGTTCCCATTTGCTTCTCC contains these protein-coding regions:
- the LOC100258808 gene encoding protein WVD2-like 7 isoform X4; translated protein: MGESIVGALKDENKMGESAASDDVLEASVSFGRFENDSSLSWEKWSSFSPNKYLEEVEKCSTPGSVAQKKAYFEAHYKKIAARKAELLDLEKQMGTDPLGSDDPNCGDQIRNTDGNNTEFDVSNGQSSAEGVDQDTNLISVVTTTHVDEPSESNEGAPITIECQSSSVEEAEEELDSKQGTPKLKDGEETVSIKEEASPMGSQNVMELPPSLDNGTGNTPRIKKERPKLDPPKETKKITLANKERKTASVMKKAVSPIAKSPQISKPRDSKPTPTSKMISSSQPSIKKANGSSLPKNKNPSAGEIKKPSPRSKIPSAGEWKKVAPTSLHKSLSLGPPHSDSASLTTTRKSLIMEKMGDKDIVRRAFKTFQNSFNQLKPSSEVRSSVPKQFSTILAGVCKEHRTKGFHFYNYTKR
- the LOC100258808 gene encoding protein WVD2-like 7 isoform X2, whose product is MGESIVGALKDENKMGESAASDDVLEASVSFGRFENDSSLSWEKWSSFSPNKYLEEVEKCSTPGSVAQKKAYFEAHYKKIAARKAELLDLEKQMGTDPLGSDDPNCGDQIRNTDGNNTEFDVSNGQSSAEGVDQDTNLISVVTTTHVDEPSESNEGAPITIECQSSSVEEAEEELDSKQGTPKLKDGEETVSIKEEASPMGSQNVMELPPSLDNGTGNTPRIKKERPKLDPPKETKKITLANKERKTASVMKKAVSPIAKSPQISKPRDSKPTPTSKMISSSQPSIKKANGSSLPKNKNPSAGEIKKPSPRSKIPSAGEWKKVAPTSLHKSLSLGPPHSDSASLTTTRKSLIMEKMGDKDIVRRAFKTFQNSFNQLKPSSEVRSSVPKQVYLFIMFGLLNYLLSFPHQVLMSKLSNFLVLQFLDFQFSTILAGVCKEHRTKGFHFYNYTKR
- the LOC100258808 gene encoding protein WVD2-like 7 isoform X1, translated to MGESIVGALKDENKMGESAASDDVLEASVSFGRFENDSSLSWEKWSSFSPNKYLEEVEKCSTPGSVAQKKAYFEAHYKKIAARKAELLDLEKQMGTDPLGSDDPNCGDQIRNTDGNNTEFDVSNGQSSAEGVDQDTNLISVVTTTHVDEPSESNEGAPITIECQSSSVEEAEEELDSKQGTPKLKDGEETVSIKEEASPMGSQNVMELPPSLDNGTGNTPRIKKERPKLDPPKETKKITLANKERKTASVMKKAVSPIAKSPQISKPRDSKPTPTSKMISSSQPSIKKANGSSLPKNKNPSAGEIKKPSPRSKIPSAGEWKKVAPTSLHKSLSLGPPHSDSASLTTTRKSLIMEKMGDKDIVRRAFKTFQNSFNQLKPSSEVRSSVPKQVSAKSTEPRVSTSITTQRDKERPLKAGVVDQKNTKTAPTFGLRSNERAEKRKEFFKKLEEKSNAKQTEKTRLQSKSKEQKEVEIKKLRQSLNFKATPMPGFYQGQRTSKSNLNKEVAKHGSSLA
- the LOC100258808 gene encoding protein WVD2-like 7 isoform X3, whose translation is MGESIVGALKDENKMGESAASDDVLEASVSFGRFENDSSLSWEKWSSFSPNKYLEEVEKCSTPGSVAQKKAYFEAHYKKIAARKAELLDLEKQMGTDPLGSDDPNCGDQIRNTDGNNTEFDVSNGQSSAEGVDQDTNLISVVTTTHVDEPSESNEGAPITIECQSSSVEEAEEELDSKQGTPKLKDGEETVSIKEEASPMGSQNVMELPPSLDNGTGNTPRIKKERPKLDPPKETKKITLANKERKTASVMKKAVSPIAKSPQISKPRDSKPTPTSKMISSSQPSIKKANGSSLPKNKNPSAGEIKKPSPRSKIPSAGEWKKVAPTSLHKSLSLGPPHSDSASLTTTRKSLIMEKMGDKDIVRRAFKTFQNSFNQLKPSSEVRSSVPKQVSAKSTEPRVSTSITTQRDKERTGRSKLVLWIKKTLRLPQLLA